A genome region from Anopheles stephensi strain Indian chromosome 2, UCI_ANSTEP_V1.0, whole genome shotgun sequence includes the following:
- the LOC118503423 gene encoding pericentrin isoform X3 — MNRLKLKPLKLPREANQTISQQPEEDLPSERQGGPAAKQQPFASVTSGSSAGSVGSASASKSTSYSYGSRKESSVRFRLEDELLGSGSELSASASISESLSANDNHDDDSLEIMEEILVPADGDANHDEDDEENVGEIGSGASVPTDGGHSADSSSSSLQPVSLNRSKQNATGGGSVADRKRQLFDIGEDDDLLPRSAERPASGGLFDIDRLQLSGDEIAQHFHSEQEGGEQENNSFRARSRSSEQEEYDDSFGQAVGEQSEHSDGGSASRKGEGRQSLELVKVHQTKELSPLNEDDVLINDSKVNLNALKQRNQIIAQKGGVKSEEKNRNVKLHPNVMAEESNNNSQDNSLNTTNDISDLAPDTESERVGSVELDASSGSMRRMKLSAECRSRSVPDAIGAAKGSAGAPSTGACFTSLGPMKMSEAPGAQANEETEGSSSSGGSGISDDLRERILTTSKSFEEVKAHGVAVIEALDDKIDRPGVEPAKPMERVPADQKEALEDISEESEHTIGAGNSSNTDDERQQRVMGAKGAIHPTNVVERGKEMRTILEEKLLQKQLSVEGTIYEDNKENIPEGGGSLKVTPEFDSVISLKMFQTMENEIRKLHEIIATKDVLLSAYGRKDSGTTGKEASNTGGSRAESLREQQPCRSHNSDSISLATNSTEYRPVGDLTDLAGAVSGAEKDLYGKIVERNQWIELLADKLKESLQDRNQLQQEGEKLATEVIQLKRQLAETVETMKLKAQSSGWGVLRPPDQESASGGGQRISEISIDLVSETEDGGLSDFPDIYDEPPLGSAEHGLQPPGCGDLSELNPLHIPLKISKQLEQFRRYLSPDEVRLFNMVQGKFDDFLTQELEKVRDGGETEARLLREQLQSERADKEQEVNRLRQMLGSVKAGSIEIAALRTELEARHTQEMADLRTYFEKKVVELEKQYSEEVFSQQSRRLSNDDTASEISGAEEFPEENGGYQSKHTSPRRKHKEGIYLSPTHRKITPTTIDATDASADEVLVVEIIEEKEHRHLTADELREFYQTKIKDLNAQHERVFANLRERLKVYETKEQEKHVLTLLTDSSFEDSHWPPELVLLREKFTAKSQLEITQLQLKHEEEMARMKNDFEKQLQRKLKRHTTFDSSRGLDKIISERDNLRELSSTLRNVVGGLAKYFSICEEDLNSTVLEELHRCQQLQQQANESLLTADATADESQLVGAADCTAPESVLNVTDMSFLASCKLFKFAPNVSGIISIIDDPSLVEYVSAKGTPGPEGGEDSEPHNISLNLEECMERLKAEALCLLSLSERFKEKCTPKDDESDKASEKNDSCEEEDGLKRRRETAGKALESARSFDENIGREVTPERDAKPTAANSCRSLPIDLAGLQLNGELNMQLHELRNRLLKSEDERKLLETELAEARSKQNSLVSELSETKQHLLELNSQRVEFSEGYGTNALLPTAQRVHNSFVELQERAKALLGSTGADQTIEDSSMLLQLVEDFCREGERYLEDGKRDRMDLQSQIEAADKQLKATRQFLEDQAAEREQERDEFVKEIERLKGAMREKEKDKVNFERASKEEGCVSDCRYAKEGRAIAANLESMEQQVKELAVQIADRDDRLRKMEADLKDSIDKGFTLREIISELETQIESKTINEHVLETKVKELEKYIDVQNQQNESLHQEMESVKTDLVSRGYDEKIAKLEEELRQRQPSAEQSIVLEALTVQLRDIEETLERKTKNLETLHSTSGASLGCSSPSEDVSVNQDSPLHRQRKGGSAGGAEDGSSGGDKPKVTPLPVDEVQRIFDKLHRHSRVEDVAIKRINDLEMQISNIRSGYAELQHERDVLQEKMSEQSLKISSLQTKLDEQRFRAEELHRQGTSQLTVKVHDLQNELHNLKETLQTRDKQIVNLKQFLENSQQAIARQEQELAMNLDGGAERSQQEQRLEAELKAKEEEIRVLKDRIKNEMINKATLPDLMETILADKNDEIDQLKERLAQYELQVVGADQAGANQRNGGALAKDDDGGRTLSDVVSITDCDESDMVMRRMPDQNALGGILPAHSIPMDSGSSLLPNHSKQSSIPLGGHMPSGGHDSTMLNSIPLRSNFFHDVCSAVPRVPDQTRCSVPTPECVPRQIDFSLADDGSPQVGTHRLSAPAAPMLMFFGANTTGGIGPRSLVREPAVIEEIAEGEETSNQALVVQSAQPTAAAKTNLEGEVESLKLSLDRVVNEKNGQIEALKTELQTKVEQMEDLQVELAARNKLYEDLMHEKKELRDEVEKVKQELCRLDQQAHDMQRKDAELRDALEQLRQKEIELGEMHSKYEKVRLEMEDVTKEATVLRAEQQRQKLEVDTLRQQVESLNKTIGHKDELMSKLEKDLLNYSKNEEKYLEQLRSLDTKETELKIMQGNYKDRLHEIEILNEDNRFLTEDINRLKNEIARSNNSLSSNSSFVQALKQSCTKLEEELQETKLLLTEKMLALERVRIDLSGCQHETEDLRAALKEKEMIIQQIGDDGNSLHEALSNIQEKMQEKNVSLNSKLREEQERNAQLQSEVERLRQQLQRSDNSSSPKPFSVEEIAEQLEKELNYSAQLDSSILKAIESDEMNTDEERQGGSGTSGRKAGPRKPSELDDLRQKLQLELDKAKKMQELLEGEKQNSAAIQQQDAEIIEAMRIRLEAALGNESTLQRLLEEERTKSERLSRMVGGLQRTKSFDNYLLMKGKSSPQDGSPQRRLNRSNEFETEMVARYESELKFLTAQNARERERTADLQRVLERERERFEREITERTEHGEQVKKELNRVLKEKESLELELDHEQEKLELAHKEIESLEKRIGALQEAEALRSARRERTSGQNSLEYQELKLRLEGVEFERNQLRDTVQSLRSEVERRRVREAHLTEALSRENSLNAQQQNQPQQIVPEEFLNKLKDLNRMLEANARENQQQAETVRFMMEERRALQHRIQELERYHVHSSGGAQHQQREDLEERANHLFGKYLRSESHRKALVHQKRYLQIVLTTYEENEAKALALLNAQLPPGQLEVLALASGPRSLESSSHRSRRKSFRSIVTVIVAVERMKYLVRKWHGGRRVCAKAIFSQPFSPRRSQSASTNVWARSPGSHFVEYGTAAGGGTAGGVVRLERAEPIPPQMFGVSGGGVGGAFARTLAVPVASPTSSLRMSVDVLETLREHQHPQTHQQPQYTRNAHGNR, encoded by the exons ATGAATCGATTGAAGCTGAAACCACTGAAGCTTCCCCGTGAAGCGAACCAAACGATCAGCCAACAGCCGGAAGAG GACCTCCCGAGCGAACGACAAGGAGGACCCGCTGCGAAACAGCAACCCTTCGCCAGTGTCACCAGCGGAAGTAGCGCAGGTTCAGTTGGGAGTGCCAGTGCTAGTAAATCTACGTCCTACAGCTACGGCAGCCGCAAGGAATCGTCGGTACGGTTTCGGCTCGAGGACGAGCTGCTCGGTAGCGGCAGCGAGCTCAGTGCAAGTGCGAGCATATCCGAAAGCCTCAGCGCGAACGATAATCATGACGACGATAGTCTAGAGATTATGGAAGAAATTTTAGTTCCGGCCGATGGCGATGCAAACcacgacgaggacgatgaggaGAATGTTGGTGAAATCGGTAGTGGTGCCAGTGTACCTACGGACGGTGGCCACAGTGCCGATAGTAGCTCCAGCAGCTTGCAACCAGTTTCACTGAATCGATCGAAACAGAACGCTACGGGCGGTGGTTCGGTAGCCGATCGAAAGCGCCAGCTGTTCGACATTGGTGAAGACGACGATTTGTTGCCGCGCAGTGCAGAGCGACCCGCCAGTGGTGGTTTGTTCGATATAGATCGGTTGCAACTGTCCGGGGACGAAATTGCACAACACTTTCACAGTGAGCAAGAAGGTGGTGAGCAGGAGAACAATTCTTTCCGTGCACGGTCAAGATCATCGGAACAGGAAGAGTACGACGATTCGTTCGGGCAGGCGGTTGGCGAACAGAGTGAACATTCAGACGGTGGATCGGCTAGTCGTAAGGGAGAGGGTAGACAATCGCTGGAACTAGTGAAAGTGCATCAAACGAAAGAATTATCGCCCCTCAACGAGGACGATGTGCTGATAAACGATAGCAAGGTGAACTTGAACGCGTTAAAGCAGCGCAACCAGATAATTGCCCAGAAGGGTGGCGTAAAGTCGGAAGAAAAGAATCGAAACGTGAAGCTCCACCCGAACGTGATGGCGGAAGAAAGCAATAACAATAGTCAGGATAATAGTTTGAATACGACGAACGACATTTCCGATCTGGCGCCAGATACCGAGAGTGAGCGGGTTGGAAGTGTTGAGCTTGACGCGTCTAGTGGTTCGATGAGAAGGATGAAACTTTCCGCCGAGTGTAGAAGCCGCAGTGTGCCGGACGCGATAGGAGCTGCAAAGGGTAGTGCCGGAGCACCGTCGACGGGGGCCTGCTTCACAAGTTTAGGGCCCATGAAGATGtcggaggcgcctggtgcacAAGCAAACGAAGAGACAGAAGGCAGCTCATCTTCGGGTGGGAGTGGCATATCGGACGACTTACGCGAAAGGATACTGACCACGAGCAAATCGTTCGAGGAGGTTAAAGCGCACGGTGTCGCGGTGATAGAAGCTCTGGACGATAAGATTGACCGGCCGGGTGTGGAACCGGCTAAACCGATGGAACGTGTGCCGGCTGATCAGAAAGAAGCGCTGGAAGACATTTCCGAAGAATCGGAGCATACGATAGGTGCCGGGAACTCGTCAAACACCGACGATGAACGGCAGCAGAGGGTGATGGGAGCGAAAGGAGCGATCCATCCGACAAATGTTGTCGAACGAGGCAAAGAAATGCGTACGATTCTCGAGGAGAAGCTGCTCCAGAAGCAGCTGAGCGTGGAAGGTACGATCTATGAGGATAATAAGGAAAATATTCCCGAAGGAGGAGGTTCACTGAAAGTGACGCCGGAGTTTGACAGTGTCATCAGCTTGAAGATGTTCCAAACGATGGAGAACGAGATACGGAAATTGCATGAAATAATCGCCACCAAGGATGTGCTGCTGAGTGCGTACGGGCGCAAGGACAGCGGGACGACTGGAAAGGAAGCTAGCAATACCGGCGGTAGTCGGGCGGAATCGTTGCGCGAGCAGCAACCGTGCCGATCGCACAACAGCGATTCGATCAGCTTGGCCACCAACTCGACCGAGTATCGTCCCGTCGGTGACCTGACGGACCTGGCCGGTGCTGTGAGCGGTGCGGAAAAGGACCTGTACGGCAAAATAGTGGAGCGGAACCAATGGATTGAACTGTTGGCGGACAAACTGAAGGAATCGCTGCAGGATCGCAACCAGCTGCAGCAAGAAGGCGAAAAGTTAGCGACGGAAGTGATACAGCTCAAGAGACAGTTAGCCGAAACGGTAGAGACCATGAAGCTGAAGGCGCAGAGCAGCGGTTGGGGCGTTTTGCGGCCTCCGGACCAGGAAAGCGCGAGCGGAGGCGGTCAACGGATATCGGAAATATCGATTGACCTGGTGAGCGAAACGGAAGACGGAGGGCTGTCCGATTTTCCCGACATCTACGACGAACCACCGCTCGGGTCTGCCGAGCACGGCTTGCAACCTCCCGGGTGTGGTGATCTGTCCGAGCTGAATCCGCTGCACATTCCGCTAAAGATATCGAAACAACTCGAACAGTTCCGGCGCTATCTTTCGCCCGACGAGGTGCGCCTGTTTAACATGGTGCAGGGGAAGTTTGATGATTTCCTTACGCAGGAGCTGGAGAAAGTGCGCGACGGCGGTGAGACAGAAGCTCGGTTGCTGCGGGAACAGCTGCAAAGCGAACGAGCCGACAAGGAGCAGGAGGTTAACCGTTTGCGACAGATGCTCGGCAGCGTGAAGGCGGGCTCGATCGAGATCGCAGCCTTGCGAACGGAGCTGGAAGCACGCCACACGCAGGAAATGGCCGACTTGCGCACGTACTTCGAAAAGAAGGTGGTCGAGCTGGAGAAGCAGTACTCGGAGGAGGTGTTTTCCCAGCAAAGCCGCCGCCTGTCGAACGATGACACGGCGTCGGAAATATCGGGTGCGGAAGAGTTCCCGGAGGAGAATGGGGGCTACCAGTCGAAGCACACGAGTCCGCGGCGGAAACACAAGGAGGGCATCTACCTAAGCCCGACCCACCGAAAGATTACACCGACCACGATCGATGCAACGGACGCGAGCGCGGATGAGGTGCTTGTGGTGGAAATAATTGAGGAAAAGGAG CATCGTCATCTGACAGCGGACGAGCTGCGGGaattttatcagaccaaaatCAAGGATCTAAATGCCCAGCATGAACGAGTGTTTGCAAATCTTCGTGAGAGGCTGAAGGTGTACGAAACCAAAGAACAGGAAAAGCACGTATTG ACACTTCTGACGGACAGTTCGTTTGAGGATAGCCACTGGCCGCCGGAGCTAGTGTTGCTGCGGGAAAAGTTCACAGCCAAGAGTCAGCTGGAAATCACTCAACTGCAACTCAAACATGAAGAAGAG ATGGCCCGCATGAAGAACGACTTTGAGAAGCAGCTGCAGCGCAAGCTGAAGCGTCACACAACGTTCGATTCTAGCCGGGGGCTCGATAAAATCATTAGCGAGCGCGATAACCTACGGGAGCTATCGTCGACCCTGCGCAACGTGGTCGGTGGGCTGGCAAAGTATTTCTCGATATGTGAAGAAGATCTCAACAGCACGGTGCTGGAGGAGTTGCACCGCTGCCAGCAGTTGCAGCAGCAAGCGAACGAATCGCTGCTGACGGCCGATGCGACTGCTGATGAAAGTCAGCTCGTGGGGGCCGCTGACTGTACTGCGCCGGAAAGCGTACTAAACGTCACCGATATGTCGTTCCTGGCCTCGTGCAAACTGTTCAAATTCGCGCCGAACGTTTCGGGCATCATATCGATCATTGACGATCCATCGCTGGTGGAGTACGTGTCGGCGAAAGGAACGCCAGGACCGGAGGGAGGAGAAGATTCGGAACCGCACAACATATCACTCAATCTGGAGGAGTGTATGGAGCGGCTAAAAGCGGAAGCACTCTGCCTACTTTCCCTATCGGAGCGTTTCAAGGAAAAATGCACACCGAAAGACGATGAGTCGGATAAAGCGTCGGAAAAGAACGACAGCTGCGAGGAAGAGGATGGTCTGAAACGGCGCCGGGAAACTGCCGGCAAGGCGCTCGAAAGTGCTCGATCGTTTGATGAAAACATTGGCCGGGAAGTTACACCGGAACGGGATGCAAAACCGACCGCCGCCAACAGTTGTCGCAGTCTTCCGATCGATCTGGCAGGTTTGCAGCTGAACGGGGAGCTGAATATGCAGCTGCACGAGCTGAGGAACCGGTTGCTCAAGTCCGAGGATGAGCGCAAGCTGCTCGAAACGGAGCTGGCCGAAGCACGCAGCAAGCAGAACAGTCTGGTGAGCGAGCTGTCCGAAACGAAGCAACACCTGCTGGAGCTGAACAGCCAGCGGGTGGAGTTTAGCGAGGGTTACGGAACGAACGCACTGCTACCGACTGCTCAGCGTGTGCACAACTCGTTCGTGGAGCTGCAGGAGCGTGCGAAGGCGCTGCTGGGCAGCACAGGGGCAGATCAAACGATCGAGGACAGTTCCATGTTGCTGCAGCTGGTGGAAGACTTCTGTCGCGAAGGGGAACGGTACCTCGAGGATGGCAAGCGAGACCGGATGGATTTGCAATCGCAG ATTGAAGCGGCCGATAAACAGCTTAAAGCCACACGACAGTTCCTCGAAGATCAGGCTGCCGAACGTGAGCAGGAACGTGACGAGTTCGTGAAGGAAATCGAACGGCTCAAGGGCGCGATGCgcgagaaggaaaaggataaGGTGAACTTTGAGCGTGCCAGCAAGGAG GAGGGATGCGTGAGCGACTGTAGATATGCAAAAGAAGGTCGGGCAATCGCTGCAAAC CTGGAATCGATGGAGCAGCAGGTAAAGGAGCTGGCGGTGCAGATAGCCGACCGGGACGATCGGTTGCGAAAGATGGAAGCGGACCTGAAGGACTCCATCGACAAGGGCTTCACGTTGCGCGAAATTATCTCCGAGCTGGAAACCCAGATCGAAAGCAAGACAATCAACGAGCATGTGCTGGAGACGAAGGTGAAG GAGCTGGAGAAGTACATCGACGTGCAGAATCAGCAGAATGAATCGCTCCACCAGGAGATGGAAAGCGTCAAGACGGATTTGGTTAGTCGCGGGTACGACGAAAAGATTGCCAAGCTGGAGGAGGAACTACGGCAGCGGCAACCGTCGGCAGAGCAGAGCATCGTTCTGGAGGCACTTACGGTGCAGCTACGTGACATCGAGGAAACGCTCGAGCGCAAGACGAAAAATCTGGAAACCCTTCATTCCACTTCTGGTGCATCGCTTGGCTGCAGCAGCCCGTCGGAAGATGTTTCCGTAAATCAGGACAGCCCGTTGCATCGGCAGAGGAAGGGTGGGTCGGCGGGTGGCGCGGAGGACGGTTCGTCGGGTGGTGATAAACCGAAAGTAACGCCCCTGCCGGTCGATGAAGTGCAACGGATATTCGACAAGCTGCATCGGCACTCGCGGGTGGAGGATGTCGCTATCAAGCGCATCAACGATCTGGAGATGCAAATTAGCAACATCAGGAGCGGTTATGCG GAGCTGCAGCACGAACGCGATGTGCTGCAGGAGAAAATGTCCGAACAGTCCCTGAAGATCTCATCCCTTCAGACGAAGCTAGACGAGCAGCGATTCCGGGCCGAAGAACTGCACCGGCAAGGCACGTCGCAGCTCACGGTAAAGGTGCACGATCTGCAAAACGAGCTGCACAATCTGAAGGAAACGCTGCAAACGCGCGACAAACAGATCGTCAACCTGAAACAGTTTCTCGAGAACAGTCAACAGGCGATCGCACGCCAAGAGCAGGAACTAGCGATGAATCTGGACGGTGGTGCGGAACGTAGCCAGCAGGAGCAACGGCTGGAGGCGGAGCTGAAAGCGAAGGAGGAAGAGATTCGCGTGCTGAAGGATCGCATCAAGAACGAGATGATCAACAAGGCCACCCTGCCAGACCTGATGGAGACGATACTGGCGGACAAGAATGATGAGATCGATCAGCTGAAGGAACGGTTGGCCCAGTACGAACTGCAGGTGGTCGGGGCGGATCAGGCGGGGGCGAATCAGCGTAATGGCGGTGCGCTGGCGAAGGATGATGACGGGGGACGAACGCTGAGCGATGTCGTTTCGATAACCGATTGTGACGAATCGGACATGGTGATGCGAAGGATGCCGGACCAGAACGCACTGGGAGGTATACTGCCGGCACACAGCATTCCAATG GATTCCGGCTCATCATTGCTTCCGAACCATTCCAAACAATCATCCATCCCGTTGGGAGGACACATGCCGAGTGGCGGCCACGATTCGACCATGCTCAACTCCATCCCGCTCCGTTCGAACTTTTTCCACGACGTCTGTTCGGCCGTTCCGCGTGTGCCGGATCAAACGCGCTGCAGTGTACCGACACCGGAGTGCGTCCCCCGCCAGATTGACTTTTCGCTGGCCGATGATGGATCGCCCCAGGTCGGTACCCACCGTCTGTCAGCACCCGCTGCACCGATGTTAATGTTTTTCGGTGCCAACACTACCGGTGGCATCGGTCCGAGATCGTTGGTGCGGGAACCGGCCGTCATCGAGGAGATTGCGGAAGGTGAAGAAACGTCCAACCAGGCGCTTGTGGTACAGTCTGCTCAACCCACCGCAGCTGCAAAGACCAACCTGGAGGGTGAGGTAGAGTCTTTAAAGTTAAGCCTAGATAGGGTAGTGAATGAAAAGAACGGCCAGATCGAGGCATTGAAAACCGAGCTGCAGACGAAGGTGGAGCAGATGGAGGATCTGCAGGTCGAGCTGGCCGCTCGGAACAAGCTGTACGAAGATCTGATGCACGAGAAGAAAGAGCTGCGAGACGAGGTGGAAAAGGTGAAGCAAGAGCTGTGCCGGCTGGATCAGCAGGCTCACGATATGCAACGGAAAGATGCCGAGCTGCGGGACGCGTTGGAGCAACTCCGCCAGAAAGAAATCGAACTGGGTGAGATGCACTCAAAGTACGAGAAGGTGCGCCTCGAGATGGAGGACGTTACGAAGGAAGCTACCGTGCTGCGTGCGGAACAGCAACGGCAGAAGCTAGAGGTGGACACGCTGAGACAGCAGGTTGAATCGCTGAACAAAACGATCGGTCATAAGGACGAGCTGATGTCAAAGTTGGAGAAAGATTTGCTAAACTATAGCAAAAATGAGGAGAAATATCTCGAGCAGTTGCGTTCGCTGGACACGAAGGAAACGGAGCTGAAAATAATGCAAGGCAACTACAAAGATCGTTTGCATGAGATCGAGATACTGAACGAGGACAATCGTTTCCTGACGGAGGACATAAACCGCTTGAAGAACGAAATCGCGCGCAGCAATAATTCGCTCAGCTCAAACTCATCGTTCGTCCAGGCATTGAAGCAAAGCTGCACCAAGCTCGAGGAAGAGCTGCAGGAGACGAAGCTTTTGCTGACGGAGAAGATGCTGGCCCTCGAACGGGTTCGGATCGATTTGAGCGGTTGCCAGCACGAAACGGAAGATTTACGCGCTGCattgaaggaaaaagaaatgatCATCCAGCAGATCGGTGACGATGGAAACAGTCTCCATGAGGCACTGTCCAACATTCAGGAGAAGATGCAGGAGAAAAACGTATCGCTCAATAGTAAGCTGCGCGAGGAGCAGGAGCGTAATGCGCAGCTGCAGTCGGAGGTGGAACGATTGCGTCAACAGTTGCAACGTAGCGATAACTCGTCCAGCCCGAAGCCTTTCTCGGTGGAGGAAATCGCAGAACAGCTGGAGAAGGAGCTCAACTACTCCGCCCAGCTAGATTCGAGCATTTTGAAAGCGATCGAAAGCGATGAGATGAACACGGACGAAGAACGGCAGGGTGGTTCCGGTACGTCGGGAAGAAAGGCTGGCCCGCGGAAGCCTTCCGAGCTGGACGATTTAAGGCAGAAGCTGCAGCTGGAGCTCGACAAGGCGAAGAAGATGCAGGAGCTGCTCGAAGGTGAGAAGCAAAACTCGGCCGCCATCCAGCAACAGGATGCAGAAATTATTGAAGCGATGCGAATACGGTTGGAAGCGGCGCTGGGCAACGAGAGCACGCTCCAGCGATTGTTGGAAGAGGAGCGAACGAAAAGTGAGCGTCTTTCGCGCATGGTTGGCGGACTGCAGCGAACGAAATCGTTCGACAACTATCTCCTGATGAAGGGTAAGAGTTCACCGCAGGACGGATCGCCACAGCGCCGTCTTAACCGGAGCAATGAGTTCGAAACGGAAATGGTGGCACGGTACGAGAGTGAGCTGAAGTTCCTGACCGCGCAGAATGCACGGGAACGCGAAAGAACGGCCGATCTGCAGCGAGTGCTCGAGCGGGAACGGgaacggttcgagcgggaaaTCACCGAACGGACCGAACATGGCGAGCAAGTAAAGAAGGAGCTGAACCGTGTGCTGAAGGAGAAGGAATCGCTCGAGCTCGAGCTAGACCACGAACAGGAGAAGCTAGAGTTGGCGCACAAGGAGATCGAAAGCCTGGAGAAGCGTATCGGTGCGCTGCAGGAAGCGGAAGCACTTCGGTCGGCACGCCGTGAGCGAACCTCCGGCCAGAACTCGCTCGAGTATCAGGAACTTAAGCTTCGTCTGGAGGGCGTAGAGTTCGAGCGCAATCAGCTGCGCGACACGGTGCAAAGTCTCCGCTCGGAGGTGGAACGGCGACGCGTGCGGGAAGCGCATCTAACCGAAGCATTATCGCGCGAAAATTCGCTTAACGCACAGCAGCAAAATCAACCACAGCAGATCGTCCCGGAGGAGTTCCTGAACAAGCTGAAGGATCTGAACCGTATGCTGGAAGCGAATGCACGCGAAAATCAGCAGCAGGCCGAAACGGTGCGGTTCATGATGGAGGAACGGCGCGCGTTGCAGCACCGCATCCAGGAGCTGGAACGGTACCACGTCCACAGCAGCGGAGGTgcccagcaccagcagcgggAAGATCTGGAGGAGCGAGCGAATCACCTGTTTGGGAAGTATCTACGCTCGGAAAGCCACCGGAAGGCACTGGTCCACCAGAAGCGCTACCTACAGATCGTGCTGACGACATACGAGGAAAACGAAGCGAAAGCTCTGGCCCTACTCAACGCCCAGCTACCGCCCGGCCAGCTGGAAGTGCTTGCCCTGGCGAGTGGTCCGCGCTCGCTCGAATCTTCCTCGCATCGGTCGCGCCGCAAATCGTTCCGCTCGATCGTGACGGTGATCGTGGCTGTCGAACGGATGAAGTATCTCGTCCGCAAATGGCACGGTGGCCGACGGGTTTGTGCGAAGGCCATCTTCTCGCAACCGTTCAGCCCGCGGCGCTCGCAGTCGGCCAGCACGAACGTGTGGGCCCGTTCGCCCGGCTCACACTTCGTGGAGTACGGCACGGCGGCAGGTGGCGGTACTGCTGGTGGAGTCGTGCGGCTGGAACGTGCCGAACCGATACCGCCCCAGATGTTCGGTGTTTCGGGCGGTGGCGTTGGTGGTGCCTTTGCGAGGACACTTGCCGTGCCGGTTGCATCGCCAACCTCCTCGCTGCGAATGTCGGTAGACGTGCTGGAGACGCTCCGGGAGCATCAGCATCCACAAACGCACCAGCAGCCACAGTACACACGGAATGCTCATGGCAATCGATAG